A region from the Streptomyces tsukubensis genome encodes:
- a CDS encoding TetR/AcrR family transcriptional regulator, whose amino-acid sequence MARTTDGDGAPVPRKLLSAATRLFAEHGYDKTSVQEIVEAAGVTKGALYHYFGSKEDLLQEVYGRMLRLQQERLDAFARSGAPVDVRLRAAAADVVVTTIENLHDATIFFRSMHHLSPEKNKQVRAERRRYHERFRALVEEGQSSGVFSAATPADLVVDYYFGSVHHLSTWYRPDGPLTKEQVADHLADLLMRALRP is encoded by the coding sequence ATGGCCAGGACGACGGACGGGGACGGCGCCCCCGTACCCCGGAAGCTGCTGTCGGCCGCCACCCGGCTCTTCGCCGAACACGGCTACGACAAGACCTCCGTCCAGGAGATCGTGGAGGCGGCGGGCGTCACCAAGGGCGCCCTCTACCACTACTTCGGCTCCAAGGAGGACCTGCTCCAGGAGGTGTACGGGCGGATGCTCCGGCTCCAGCAGGAGCGGCTGGACGCCTTCGCCCGCTCCGGTGCGCCGGTCGACGTCCGGCTGCGGGCCGCTGCCGCCGACGTCGTCGTCACGACCATCGAGAACCTCCACGACGCGACCATCTTCTTCCGCTCCATGCACCACCTGTCGCCCGAGAAGAACAAGCAGGTACGGGCGGAACGGCGGCGCTACCACGAGCGGTTCAGGGCGCTGGTGGAGGAGGGGCAGTCGAGCGGCGTCTTCTCCGCGGCCACCCCCGCCGATCTGGTGGTCGACTACTACTTCGGCTCCGTGCACCATCTGTCGACCTGGTACCGGCCCGACGGCCCGCTGACCAAGGAGCAGGTCGCGGACCATCTCGCGGATCTGCTGATGCGGGCCCTGCGCCCCTGA